In one window of Pseudomonas putida DNA:
- the pabB gene encoding aminodeoxychorismate synthase component I — translation MPTCTLHPLPYQPDPAHYFSRLRLAPGAILLDSARPVAERGRFDLFSAWPLQQLQAQDGESGEHYLQRLRQALAGLGEATLPDDSELPFAGGLMGYLSYDFGRRLEHLPQQATDDLGLPDAQLGLYAWAAITDHQLRTSQLVFHPALADSERQRLIRLFEEDDAPLSGTFKLLSPMQGDLRAEQYHAAFDQVQRYIHAGDCYQINLTQRFRAPCQGDPWHAYQALRSACPTPFSGFQQLSPDSALLSFSPERFIRVSQGNVETRPIKGTRPRSADPEQDLRNARELQASTKDRSENLMIVDLLRNDIGRTCEIGSVKVPELFSLESYPNVHHLVSSVTGRLAADKDALDLIAGSFPGGSITGAPKIRAMQIIDELEPTRRALYCGSLLYLDVRGEMDSSIAIRSLLVKEGQVSCWGGGAVVADSAWEAEYEESIAKVRVLMETLQGL, via the coding sequence ATGCCGACCTGTACGCTGCACCCCCTGCCCTACCAACCCGACCCTGCGCACTACTTCAGCCGCTTGCGCCTGGCCCCCGGCGCCATCCTGCTCGACAGCGCCCGCCCGGTCGCCGAGCGCGGGCGCTTCGACCTGTTCAGTGCCTGGCCACTGCAACAACTGCAAGCGCAGGACGGCGAAAGCGGTGAACACTATCTGCAGCGGCTGCGCCAGGCCCTGGCAGGACTCGGCGAGGCTACATTGCCCGACGATAGCGAACTGCCGTTCGCCGGCGGACTGATGGGCTACCTGAGCTATGACTTCGGCAGGCGCCTGGAGCATCTACCGCAGCAGGCGACAGACGACCTCGGCCTGCCCGATGCGCAACTGGGCCTGTACGCCTGGGCCGCCATCACCGACCACCAACTGCGCACCAGCCAATTGGTGTTCCATCCCGCCTTGGCCGACAGCGAACGCCAGCGCCTGATCCGCCTGTTCGAGGAGGATGACGCGCCACTCAGCGGAACCTTCAAGCTGCTGTCTCCAATGCAGGGCGATCTTCGTGCCGAGCAGTACCACGCAGCCTTCGATCAGGTACAACGCTATATCCACGCCGGCGACTGCTACCAGATCAACCTCACGCAGCGCTTTCGCGCCCCCTGCCAGGGCGATCCGTGGCACGCCTACCAGGCGCTGCGCAGCGCCTGCCCGACGCCCTTCTCGGGCTTCCAGCAACTGAGCCCCGACAGCGCACTGCTGAGCTTTTCGCCGGAGCGCTTCATCCGCGTCAGCCAGGGCAACGTCGAGACCCGCCCGATCAAGGGCACCCGACCACGCTCGGCAGACCCGGAGCAAGACCTGCGCAACGCCCGCGAGCTGCAAGCCAGCACCAAGGACCGCTCGGAGAACCTGATGATCGTTGACCTGTTGCGCAACGACATCGGCCGTACCTGCGAGATCGGCTCGGTGAAGGTGCCGGAGCTGTTCAGCCTCGAGAGCTACCCCAACGTCCACCACCTGGTCAGCAGCGTCACCGGGCGCCTGGCCGCCGACAAGGATGCACTGGACCTGATCGCCGGCAGTTTTCCCGGCGGTTCGATCACCGGGGCTCCGAAGATCCGTGCCATGCAGATCATCGATGAACTGGAGCCGACACGCCGGGCCCTGTACTGCGGCTCGCTGCTATACCTCGACGTGCGCGGCGAGATGGACAGCTCGATCGCCATCCGCAGCCTGCTGGTCAAGGAGGGTCAGGTCAGTTGCTGGGGCGGTGGCGCGGTGGTGGCTGATTCGGCGTGGGAGGCCGAGTACGAGGAGTCGATCGCCAAAGTGCGGGTGCTGATGGAGACCTTGCAGGGGCTATAG
- a CDS encoding phosphoadenylyl-sulfate reductase — protein sequence MSQPFDVAALAATYASKSPQDILKLAFEHFGDDLWISFSGAEDVVLVDMAWKLNKQVKVFSLDTGRLHPETYRFIDQVREQYNLPIEILSPDRAKLDPFVKEKGLFSFYKDGHGECCGIRKIEPLRRKLATVSAWATGQRRDQSPGTRSQVAALEIDSAFSTPERTLYKFNPLAQMSSAEVWGYIRMLELPYNSLHERGFISIGCEPCTRPVLPNQHEREGRWWWEESTQKECGLHAGNLISKA from the coding sequence ATGAGCCAACCCTTCGACGTCGCCGCCCTGGCCGCGACCTATGCCAGCAAGTCCCCGCAGGACATTCTCAAGCTCGCCTTCGAACACTTCGGCGACGACCTGTGGATCTCCTTCAGCGGTGCCGAGGACGTGGTGCTGGTCGACATGGCCTGGAAGCTGAACAAGCAAGTGAAGGTGTTCAGCCTCGACACCGGTCGCCTGCACCCGGAAACCTACCGCTTCATCGACCAGGTTCGCGAGCAGTACAACCTGCCGATCGAGATCCTCAGCCCGGACCGCGCCAAGCTCGACCCATTCGTCAAGGAAAAGGGCCTGTTCAGCTTCTACAAGGATGGCCATGGCGAATGCTGTGGCATCCGCAAGATCGAGCCGCTGCGTCGCAAGCTGGCCACCGTCAGCGCCTGGGCAACCGGCCAGCGCCGCGATCAGAGCCCTGGCACCCGCAGCCAGGTTGCAGCACTGGAGATCGATTCGGCATTCTCGACGCCCGAACGCACCCTGTACAAGTTCAACCCTCTGGCACAGATGAGCAGCGCGGAAGTCTGGGGTTATATCCGCATGCTCGAGCTGCCGTACAACAGCCTGCATGAGCGCGGCTTCATCAGCATCGGCTGCGAACCTTGCACGCGCCCGGTGCTGCCGAACCAGCACGAGCGCGAGGGGCGCTGGTGGTGGGAGGAGTCGACGCAGAAGGAATGCGGATTGCACGCGGGTAACCTGATCA
- a CDS encoding alpha-L-glutamate ligase-like protein, translating to MFGLIKTWKALEARGIMGINRRNADYVLKYNKRHLYPIVDDKIITKERALAAGIHVPEMYGIIETEKEIEKLDEIIGGRSDFVIKPAQGAGGDGILVVADRFEDRYRTVSGKIISHEEIEHQISSILTGLYSLGGHRDRALIEYRVTPDQIFKSISYEGVPDIRIIVLMGYPVMAMLRLPTRQSGGKANLHQGAIGVGVDLATGVTLRGTWLNRIISKHPDTTNAVDGVQLPNWDGFMKLAASCYELCGLGYIGVDMVLDQDKGPLILELNARPGLNIQIANDCGLTQRTHAIEAHIEALAKDGISEDAETRVRVAQGLFGHVVQQ from the coding sequence ATGTTCGGACTGATCAAGACGTGGAAAGCCCTGGAGGCTCGGGGCATCATGGGTATCAACCGGCGCAACGCGGACTATGTCCTGAAGTACAACAAGCGCCACCTGTACCCGATCGTCGACGACAAGATCATCACCAAGGAGCGCGCACTGGCGGCCGGCATCCATGTGCCGGAGATGTACGGCATCATCGAAACCGAAAAAGAGATCGAGAAGCTCGACGAGATCATCGGCGGGCGCAGCGACTTCGTCATCAAGCCGGCGCAAGGCGCTGGCGGCGATGGCATCCTGGTGGTCGCCGACCGCTTCGAGGACCGTTACCGCACGGTCTCGGGCAAGATCATCAGCCATGAGGAAATCGAGCACCAGATCTCGAGCATCCTTACCGGGCTGTATTCGCTGGGTGGGCACCGCGACCGCGCCCTGATCGAGTACCGCGTCACCCCGGACCAGATCTTCAAGAGCATCAGCTACGAAGGTGTACCCGACATCCGCATCATCGTGCTGATGGGCTACCCGGTGATGGCCATGCTGCGCCTGCCGACCCGCCAGTCCGGCGGCAAGGCCAACCTGCACCAGGGCGCGATCGGGGTCGGCGTGGACCTCGCCACCGGCGTCACCCTGCGCGGCACCTGGCTGAACCGCATCATCAGCAAACACCCGGACACCACCAACGCAGTGGATGGCGTGCAGTTGCCGAACTGGGACGGTTTCATGAAGCTGGCTGCCAGCTGCTACGAGCTGTGCGGGCTGGGCTACATCGGCGTGGACATGGTGCTGGACCAGGACAAGGGCCCGCTGATCCTTGAGCTCAACGCCCGCCCCGGCCTGAACATCCAGATCGCCAACGACTGCGGCCTGACACAGCGTACCCACGCCATCGAGGCGCATATCGAGGCGCTGGCCAAGGACGGTATCAGCGAAGATGCCGAGACCCGCGTGCGAGTGGCTCAGGGGCTGTTCGGGCATGTCGTCCAGCAGTGA